The DNA segment CAGATCGTCCAGCCCTTCCTTCCGGAACACGATCGGCACTTCGTAAATCGAATCCACGTCCTTGGCCGTGATGACCGCGTCTTTTTCGACGTTGCAGAACATCGCGATCTTGTCCTTGAGTTCTGGCGGCAGATAGCGGTCGGTTCGGCAGAGGAGGATATGGGGCTGGATACCGATTTCCCGCAGCTTGTTAACGGAGTGCTGCGTCGGTTTGGTCTTCAGCTCGCCCGCTGCGCCGATATAGGGCACCAGCGTGAGGTGGACATAGAGCACGTTCTCGCGGCCCACATCGTAGGGCATCTGGCGAATCGCTTCGAGGAAGGGCAGGCTCTCGATATCACCGACGGTACCGCCGATCTCCACGATCGTGACGTCCATCCCCTTCGAGATGCGCATGATGCTCTGCTTGATCTCGTCGGTGACATGGGGCACCACCTGCACGGTCCCGCCCAGGTAGTCGCCGCGCCGCTCTTTGGTAATGACCGAATGATAAATCCGGCCGGTTGTGTAGTTGTTTTCTTTGGTGAGGGTCAGGGACGTGTACCGCTCATAGTGGCCGAGGTCCAGGTCCGTTTCCGCTCCGTCGTCCGTCACGTAGACTTCCCCATGCTGATAGGGATTCATCGTGCCGGGATCGACGTTGATGTAGGGGTCGAGCTTCAGGAAGGTGATCTTCAACCCGCGGCTCTCCAGCAAGTTGCCGATCGAAGCTGACGCGAGCCCTTTCCCCAGGGAGGAGACGACGCCGCCGGTGACGAAAATGAATTTACTCATGGCTGCCCCCATCTTGTCCGATCGTATAATTCCGACACCCCTGCCACCGGGGCCTACTTCCCGTGGGTGGCTCTGATCGCAGCCAACTCCCGTTTCACGGCCTCAAAGTGGCGGAGCTTCTCCGTCACCGGCTCGACATCCTCCGGCGTATCCACTCGCAAGGAGGCACGTTTGGTTTCCCAGACTCTGATCGCAATCCCATGCTCCAGCGCGCGCAACTGCTCCAGCTTTTCCGCCTCCTCCAACCGTCCGGAGGGCAGCGCCTCGATCTTCAACAAGATATCGCGCCGGTAAATGTACAGACCGAGATGCATGTAATGCAGCCCTGCGACGGCCGCATGGCTGGCGTCGTCCCGCACCACCGGAATTGGTGCGCGCGAAAAATACAGAGCATTGCCAAGATGGTCTGTCACCACTTTCACCACCGAGGGATTATGGAGATCCTCTAGCGAGTCCATCGCACGCTTCAGCGTCCCCATCTCTGCGCCGCTCGTGAGGAACGGCTCAATGAGGTCCGCCAGCAACTCAGGCTGCAGCGGGATCTCATCGCCTTGGAGGTTCACGAAGAGGTCCCCGCGGACCTTGCGCGCAATCTCGGCGACCCGATCAGTGCCGGTCCGATAGGCTCCGCCGGTCATTACGGCCTGCCCGCCGAATCCTTCCACGGTCTCCTTGATGCGTTTATGATCGGTGGCCACCAACACATCCGAAACCAGGCGGCAGGCCACCGCTTGCTCATAGACGTGCTGGATCATGGGCTTCGGCCCGAGCATGGCGAGGGGCTTCCCGGGAAAACGCGTCGACCCGTACCGGGCCGGAATGACGACGGTCACGAAGGGCGTGGTCTTAGTCATGGCCCAAAGCCTCCGAAAGCTGCTGTGCCGACAGGGTCGCGGTGCCCACCATGCCGACCACAACACCAGCCGCGTAATTCGCCAGTACCGCCGCATCTCGCATCGAGGCGCCGGTCGACAGCGCCAGCGCCAAGGTCCCGATCACCGTATCGCCCGCGCCGGTGACGTCGTAGACCTGACGGGCCTGTGTCGGAATATGCCAGGAGACCCCGTCTCCCTCATACAGACTCATCCCTTTTTCGCCACGCGTAATAAGCACCGCCTGGCAGCCCAACCGTTGGCGGATGATCGCACCGGCATCATTGTTGGCCTGATCGTCGTCGCCATGCACCCCGGCGGCTTGCGTCGCCTCCAGATGGTTCGGCGTGATGACCGTCGCCCCTTTGTAGTAGCTGAAATGCTCGACTTTCGGATCGACGACAAGGGGGATGCCGCGCAACGAGGCGAGGCGCGTCAGGTCCGCCATCAAACTGGCGCTCACGACTCCCTTGGCATAGTCCGATACCACGAGACAGGACAATTCTCTTAGCCGTGATTCGACGTAGCGGAGGATCTTCCGTTGCATCGCAGGCTTGAGCTCTCCACGGCGCTCCACGTCGTACCGCACGATCTGCTGATTATGGGCGATCACACGGGACTTCCTGGTGGTCGGGCGGTCCGGATCGATCACGACCCCGCCACGCCCTGAACGGCTCGTACTCAATTCTTTCAGGAGCATCCGGCCCGACTCGTCCGACCCGATGACGCCGCAGAGG comes from the Nitrospirota bacterium genome and includes:
- the kdsB gene encoding 3-deoxy-manno-octulosonate cytidylyltransferase, with translation MTKTTPFVTVVIPARYGSTRFPGKPLAMLGPKPMIQHVYEQAVACRLVSDVLVATDHKRIKETVEGFGGQAVMTGGAYRTGTDRVAEIARKVRGDLFVNLQGDEIPLQPELLADLIEPFLTSGAEMGTLKRAMDSLEDLHNPSVVKVVTDHLGNALYFSRAPIPVVRDDASHAAVAGLHYMHLGLYIYRRDILLKIEALPSGRLEEAEKLEQLRALEHGIAIRVWETKRASLRVDTPEDVEPVTEKLRHFEAVKRELAAIRATHGK
- the rfaE1 gene encoding D-glycero-beta-D-manno-heptose-7-phosphate kinase, with protein sequence MGSIRQSHSVNKTTRQAAAGSGGPGRGGPASPKVLRQYIARFPQASVLVIGDLILDHYIWGRVSRISPEAPVPVVHVDSESFRLGGAANVFNNVLALGGKADLCGVIGSDESGRMLLKELSTSRSGRGGVVIDPDRPTTRKSRVIAHNQQIVRYDVERRGELKPAMQRKILRYVESRLRELSCLVVSDYAKGVVSASLMADLTRLASLRGIPLVVDPKVEHFSYYKGATVITPNHLEATQAAGVHGDDDQANNDAGAIIRQRLGCQAVLITRGEKGMSLYEGDGVSWHIPTQARQVYDVTGAGDTVIGTLALALSTGASMRDAAVLANYAAGVVVGMVGTATLSAQQLSEALGHD